The following nucleotide sequence is from Primulina tabacum isolate GXHZ01 chromosome 2, ASM2559414v2, whole genome shotgun sequence.
GCAAACCCTAGGAAACCCTTTAATCTCACCGTTTCATCATTGTCTAAATCAATAACCGATTCGAGTAGCCAAAGCTTCTCCTCCATTCTCAATAATCCTAATCCTAATCCTTCTTCATCTGTCGTTGGTTGGTGGTCTTCCTCCACTTCTGTCCCTGCCCCTGAATTCGCCCCTCTGTCATCTGCACCAAAACCCGGATCCGAACTTAGCAGATCCGATTTCGCTCCGTACCTATCGTCTATATACGAATCTCATTCTCGATTTGTCGACATTCTCAAGCAGCATGACAGGGATGACCTAGGGCTCGACGGTAATTTAACCCCCACTGCCGCAGGTGAGGCGTTGGTAGCATGCCTGAGGGAAGTCCCGGCGCTGTATTTCAAAGAAGATTTTGAATTGGAGGATGGCGCAACGTTTAAGACAGCTTGCCCGTTCAGAACAACATCGGAGAATATTGCATTGCAGGAGCGGCTGTCTCAGTATTTGGATGTGGTGGAGCTACATTTGGTGAGGGAGATTTCATTGCGTTCCAGCTCGTTTTTTGAGGCACAGGGGCAGTTGGAAGATTTGAATGTGAAGATCGTAGAAGGGTGCCGGAGGGTTAGGGAGCTTAAGGAGACAATCAGACTGCTGGTTTCAGATTTGATGGGTTCAGCTAGGAGCGTTCAGGAGCTCAGCATGAAACGTGGAGATTCGATAGCATTGCAGAATAAGCTTAGGCTGGTGATGTCAGTCAATCAGGCTCTCTCCACCCTACAGTTAGTGAGTTCTCCTTCCACGGATTACATGCTTAAAGATGAGATTACTGTGGGCACATCGTATTTGATGAAACCCATTTGCATAATTATGGATAATTACTTCCAGATCCACCTGTTATTTTaatgtcaatcacaacccattCATGTTCTTCATAGCATGCATATAAAGTACTGTAGTATGGCACGACGCAATGACTTAGCTTTTTGGTTCACACTGGAGATGACTGTCTGATGACCAATCGGTTACCAGGCCATGCCACATACATTTTTTGTTTCTGGATTGCATTATTTGAAGATTAGAATTTTCCCCAAATATTTTTGTAGATTTACCTATTCAACTTTCCTCCATCTAAGCATTAAGCAGAATTAAAGCTGTCAGTGGCATGAGATGCTAATTTTATAGAAATACTATCAATGGATATTGTGAGCTCCCTAATTGATTCACCCTATTCTCCAGAATTTCCATTTTATGTATTGTCTGCTGCTttattcattttaattttgagaatttttcTCTGCTGATCTTTCACTTTTCAAGTTTCAGATGACCTATCTAAGGTGTTGTTGTCTCTAGGGTTAGACTTGAAATTACAGCTGACTTTAATTTGGGAACTTTGAAtctgatttttaaaaatgatttcagTCCGTCATTTGTTTTTGGCATTTATATAATCTACTTGGATATGGTTGCAGTAAGATCACATTAACTATCTTTTGCAAGTTAATTATGCTGCTCAattcattttcataattttgaaGCAATGGAATACGTAAGCTATTGAAAGCATAAATTGGCACTTGATGTGCTGCAGAATAGCGTGTGCTGCACTGCATGCACCTTGCAGTATAGTTTATCTGAGAAGATACCAAGATTCTATGTTTTAGCTTTTTCGTGTAGCATAATGAATTCAGTAATTGTGATCCTGGAATGTCTCATTTATAGCTAGGGCCTAGGAGGGTGACAAGATTGTATCGACTTATATTTTTGTTACCTATTGTTCTTGCAGCTTGTCGCATCTGCAGATTGTGTTGGAGCTTTAGATATTATCGATGATCTACAGCATATATTGGTAGGTTCAAATTATGAGCATTTTGTTCCTATTCCTCCATTTGGCGACCTtacaaatttttatgtttttgaataGGATGGAGATGAGCTGATTGGTCTCCACTGCTTCCGCCATCTTCGTGATCATGTAGCAGCTTCAATTGATACTATTAAcaggttcgtattcatgcttaGATGACGAGAATCGTGAGGTTCTTAATTTCTTCATATGTCTCCTACATTGTAGATTGTGAAAATGCCTGTAAGGCCATGATACAGTATTTAGGATGGTTGGTCGTGTGATGATTGATCGATTGCCTTGAACCACCAGATCATTGTACTCTAACCTGTTAGTGAAAATATAGTCCTTGTAATCTATGTGTGAAATGGAAAATGTTTTAGCTCTTCTTGCTCGAGGGGCGTTGACTTTGGTGCTTGTCGTCTTAGGGTTCATTGACTAAGACTTATTTTGTTTTCTGGCCGCCGAACGCAACTGTATATTTTATGGAATAAGTTCCAATAAATGTATTTTGATTAAGGAGTTATGATGTATAGTAATTTGATGTTTGACTCATCAGATTCATTCTTGTAGCATTCTTTCAGCAGAGTTTGTCCGTGCATCGTTGCGTGCTTCTGACAAAGATCTATCAGTTACTACATCTACCTTCACCGTTGATGGAACAGAGGACGAAGTAAGATCAGTGTTGTGTATATATTGATATGTCaacgcacacacacatatttgtGGCCAATTAccatcttttgttttttttacctTGAAGGCTGTTTGGTCAATAGTATCATGTTCTTGGAGGTTTACCTAGGGCATATAAGAACAAACTGCGGACCTGCAGTAGAATTCACAAGTTATGTGTTAAATATTCTGATAAATATTTTGATTCCCTGGCATTTCTTGTACGGCAAGTCTATGGTAATCCCATGATTATAGTTATAGAGAATTTAAATTAGTGATGCTGTTATAGTGGATTTGCTTCATCTTTGTAAAGTAGAGGTGGAATAAGCCTGTGAAAGGCATGGGGTGTTTGCTCTCCCTCCCCTTAAGTTTCCTTGTTCTCTATTTATTAGCATGCATTGTTTTTTAAACGGTTTCAGCAGATCCGTGCTTGTGTACGGTTTTTATTTATATGTGTGTACAGTAGTACTGTTTTAGTTGTCCTGATTTTCATATTAAAAAAGATATATAAATTGTCCTTGTTTTAAAATTGCAAAGGTTTTGTATAATCGTTTTTAGTAAACTTCTAATCGACTTGACTCCATAAAAAGTTGGTTTGTTTAAGGTTTGTTTTATGCTCCAAACTTTGCGTTGGCCACATATTTCAACTTGTTTCCTAGTTTTGAAATTGTGCTTCAAAGTCTCTTTATCTCACGTATAGTTGACTTGCTAATCTGCGTGACCTGAGCTATACATATTTTCAGGTTATTTTACTATCCACTTCGTTGGACTTGATTCAACCAATCTTTTATTCCTGCGACTGTGTTGCCTACCCTCTGATTACTGTATACTAATGttttttgttgatttttcagttaGATTGTGCTATTTGGATCAAACAAATAATTTGTTGCTTGCTAGATTTTTTTACATAACCTGATTGCAAATCTTTACTGAGGATTGTACTAATTTTCAGGTTAGGCTGATGGAGGAACGGGCCTCTCATTTTCAAGACCAGCTTCTTCCTCTCATCATTGGATTGCTTAGGACGGTGATGCATCATATTTATTTTCATCCTTGTTATCTGTTGCTAAAGTCTGTCTTATATGATGGCTTCTTGTGTGTTTCCTGCATTATTTTGCTTATCGTCAGTGGTATGTGGAATGGTTTCTGGTCTGTCTTAGATATTATCATGTTCGATATAACAAGTAACAACATTGTGGTATGTCATCGTGAACTGCAATTATGCACACTTACTAAACATCAAATGGCAGAAGAAAAACAATATGGGAAAATAATTGTGTTATTTGTGTCTTTTTTTGGCTTGGTAACTGGTTATCTTGAACTTTCACATCAAGGAAGTCTTTCCACTTCATTCAGTTGCAAATTGGTTGCATTGCCAACTTACTAACTAGATGTGTCTTATACATTACCTGCTTAGACCTTAAATTGATTCATCtgagagaaattttttttgttatcttcATTTTCTCTAATGTGCTTCAGTACATTTTATTCCAACTTTCAAGTAAGTTGTAAGATAAACTGTTGAAGTGTAACAAAGTAATCATTGCCTTAATGTCACACTTTATTGGCAATTCTTGTTGTTGGTGGTAGGTTCACtaggaaatatatattttcatttgtTCTTTTAGCGCGATGGATGATGTTTATTGTGTGCTAAACATCTTGAGATGGTTACTTTCATGCTCCACATTTTACTCACTTAAACAGAATGAGGGTAGTCTTATTGACTTGCCCTAATTGTTTATTCACTACTCTCCTTGTGGAAGTTATAAATTGTCTcccaacatttaaaattttcaggGAAAATTACCCGCAGTGTTGAGAATCTACTGTGATGCACTTGCTTCTGATATAAAGACCTCAATCAAAATAATGGTTGAGAATAGGCCATTGGAGTCAGATACCATCTCTGGAGAGGGGATGGTGGACGCAGATGGTGGGTTCACACACATTATAATGATGTTCTGTTTCTTTCTAAAACTGCATTTGTTATGCATTAATTATGTGTGTGTAGGATATGGTTAGTCCACTTTTTTCTCCGTTTTGATTGCCAATCAAAATCAATAATGGGCATCTACGAGACACTTTCCTTCAAAGTCCCTTAGTTTGAGatccttttcttttgtcttcattCCTTGATGCTGATTCAGGTGGAGGTTCGTCGCTTGGAAGTAAGTTGAAGAACCTATCACCTGAAAGCTTTCTTAAACTTTTGGAGGAAATTTTTAAGACAGTGCAGGTAACATAAGCTTGCCTATTTTTTCTTACCTTTTTCTAGATTATATTTCTGTGTCTATCAAAGCATATAAATCTTTTGCAAGGACATGTCAAGTATTTGCCTCTTCTCGACTCAAACAAGATTAGTTTCTGTTGAAGGGTCACACTAATCAGCAGTTCATAGAAACTAAATCCCAGGGAAGGTTTGGAAATTTTTTTGATCCAGAAAGAAGTCTGGAGGGTAATATAATCTGTAAAGAGCCCTTGATTTAAATAGGACGTATAAAAAAGTTCTTATATTTTGGAGTTGTTCTAGGCAAGTGTTTATGCATTTTTTAGTTTCGGTGTGATTTTACATTTGGATCATCAATAAGCCCTGCAACTTTTTTCCCAAGCTTTTCATGAGGATATACCTGCTTTTGCATTTAGACATATTTGTCTGGAAGAGAGCGTGTGTCTACATCCCAAATATTTTTTGGTTAATGTATTTTACAATCTTACCTTACATTCCTTTGATTTAGTGAATGCAGACACACTTATTGCGAGCTTCTGAAGTCAAAAGAGCAATTGAACGTATCATGGGAAATCTTGATGGCCACTATGCTGCTGCTTCAGTTGCTGCTGCAATTGCACATGGTGCAGCAGTTCCAGAAGCAGCTCCGGACTCTGATGGTCATGTCAGTTCCTTTGTACTACATTATTCGCAGAATTCCCCAAGGGTTTCATCAATCCAGGGAAGGGGATATGATGATACAAGTCCAAGTCTCTCAAGAAATTTTCGGTGAAAACTCTTTTCTTATGTCTTTATTTTTGTTAGCATCAGTTTTTCCTGTATTTGGGGTGACTGAGAATGTGATACCGTTGTCCCACAATGATTGAAAATGAAAGTTCAAAGTAGTTTATAATGATTTACAATTGACTCATATAGCAACTTGAGTTAATCAATTTTGTAAAACGAGAATGAATACGAAATAGTTGTGATAGAAGTTCATTGTGCAGTCGTGCTTACGCGGGACCTGACCCCACGGTGTGACACAAAACAACTTAGCTCTAGAATTGTCAGCCTGTCAGATTTAGAAATGGACTATAATCATcactttaatttatattattacctttaaaataacaattttgtgTTGTAAAGCTTGAGCTAAATGTGATCATGATTCCGTGTGCCCTGTTAAGatatttaagattttttttttggctgGACAGTGCTGATATTTTAAGGGAAAATGCAGAAGCTCTATTTGCAGCTTGTGATGCTGCTCATGGTAGATGGGCAAAGATTGTTGGGATCCGTTCTCAAATTCACCCAAAGCTTAGATTGCAGGACTTCCTTGGTGTTTATAACATCAGTCAGGAATTTATAAGTTCAACAGAGAAGGTATGCATTGCCTTTTGTTTTGATGCTGCCTATGATAGAGTTTTGTATCATTGCGTTTATGATATCATATTATGCTAACATAAACAGATTGGTGGAAGATTGGGATATAGTATCCGTGGAACGCTACAATCACAAGCTAAATCCTTTATTGATTTTCAGCATGAATCTCGAGTTAGTTCCCTTCCAACCAGTTGTCTTTACCTTAATCGTGCTCAAGACACATGACATTTTTGCTGGTAACACAGATGGCTAAGATGAGGGCTTTACTTGACCAAGAAAATTGGGCTGAGATAGATGTGCCGGATGAGTTTCAGACCATTGTCACATTGTTCTCTTGTGCTGAACCTGAACCTGAACCCGAACATTCTGGAAATAATGGTGTGGCTCCTGGTTATCTCACTTCAAGTTCTAGTGACTTGGTATCAAGCCATGATGGTGCCTCCACAGTGGATGCTGGACCATCAAATTTATCTCCACATATTGAGAAGCCTAATTCTAATGGGACGTATCTAGATGATATGCCAAATACTGAATCATCACGCTTGAGTGGGGCCAGCAATTCTGATGTTAGTACTTCCACTCATGGTAGCATTAAGGAGCGTGGAAAATCTTCCCTTCGAATGCTTTATTTTAAAGGTGTTGGATATCACATGGTGAACTGGTGAGCTATCATGATCACACAAGTAGCTTATCTTCCTTGGTTCAACATTATTGTGAATGAAAGGCTTGGCTAAAATACACTTGCCATATCAATCCCACCCCTAACATAGAAAACCTTCATCCTCCTGATTTTACTGCCAGATATCATTGAAATGCCATAAACTTTGATGAACTTGGACTTTTACTAGAGTTGTGGCTAATGTGAATGGTTGATTTGAATATTGGCTCATCATTTTGGGTGGCTTTATTTCTTCCATTTTGCCCCAGTTTTGTGTGTATCATGCCTTACTAATATTTCAGTTCTAGCTTATGAATACTGGTTGGGTGTTGGTCATGCCCACATTTTCATGTTGTCAATGTCTCCCGACATCTGACCGGATAGCCAAAGCATATTCTATAAACATatcatatatgattttttaactTGATTGTTACTCTTTTTTGGTTCTTATGGTGATTGGCTTTAATGATAACGTTTTTTTCCATGGCTGCTTCAGTGGATTGTATTTAGTGAAGATGCTGTCAGAGTACATAGATATGAACGATTGTTTACCCACTCTATCTGCGGAAGTAGTTCATCGGGTTGCTGAGATCTTGAAATTTTTCAATTCAAGGACTGCTCATCTTGTGCTTGGAGCGAATGCCTTACAGGTATAAGCCGAGAATATTATAAGTTGGATGTAGTCTTTTTTTACTTTTAGAGTATTTGATAATTAATCTTTATACACCACAAGTGAGGGTTTCATGCTGTATgtgattaattatatatttatttttatgttgaCCCTATCTTGGAGAGGTTTGGAAACATATACAAATAGTATTTTTGCTGTAATCAACGTGAGGAGTTTTTATTTGGTGTTTAAGACTCTGACCCAAGTTTGGTTGATGAGTGGATAATATACTTTGATCtgaattattcaacttttattttgttttgttgcAGGTTTCTGGTTTGAAATCTATCACCGCTAGACACTTGGCTATGGCTAGCCAGGTTATCAGCTTCACATACGCCATCATCCCTGGTAGGTGGTTATTGTGTACTGTTAGGTATTATTAACATACTATGATATCATACTTTTTTAACGTAAACAACATCATCATTTGATTATTGTGTTTATCGTAAGCAAAATGATTTATGGTATGCCATACAAAATCTCATTGGCGCCCTCATCATTTCGTGGCTAAATTGAGAGAGAGAGTCCATTTGTGCTTGCaatttttctcttgtattccttttcctttataatcaaacaacatttaCTGTAGAAAAAAAATTGGAAGTTTCTTCTAATGGCCTGATGTTTTACATTGTGTGTCAAGAAATTAGGAGGATTCTCTTGCTCAAAGTGCCCGACACCTACAAAGGGCTATTGCGGTTAGAGATTGGTCGTGTAACAACTGTAAGAGAAGCAGTCATTGTTTTTATCTTTTTAATACAGTATTTTTCTACCACTTCTCTAAAATGCGTACTCATAAAACAGCATGCATTATCTTTATATGATGTTGGTACCGCAAAAATCACCATGACGTGGATGTCATATCTATGAATCCCCTTGCATTCCCTTAGGTTGTGTTTGGAACGATGGATTTGAATTCCTTGACTTGTTTGAACTTTGAATAAACAAAAttcaattgaatttcaaaccaGACCAAATCTATCAATCAAAGTGCAATAGATAGCTGACATGCTAAAGAATTTTGTGGTGGGAGTTCATGTCATTGCTTGTTTGCACAGACAGTGTATCGTTGTAAACACAATCATACCTTTGTAACTATTGAATTCAACTACCGTGTAAGAAATCAGTTGCAGAGGGTTAAGGCTTGAGCATGAAGAGTGATTGTAGTCTCTGATCTCGGAATATCAGCTGTTTCATACATGAGTGACCTGATAGCGTTGGATCAGGGTTAGAATGTTAAAACTTGAGTTTCTATTGTGCTATTCTTAAAGTCTACTAGTTTTTCTCTTCCAAGAGGGTTCACTGGTATCTTTTGACTGTCAGAACAgttttatcatatgattgcttTGTCTATGGTGACAAGAGAGCTGTTTTTGGGAAGAGCGATTATAACAATGTGATAATGGTGAAaattatcaatatatttataCCCTCATAGTTCCTCTATCCATGTATTATGTAATGAAACTTAAGATTTGAACCCCTGCAAACTTTTCCTGGGAAAACTCCAGTATTTATAAGTCGTTTGTTTATCCTCTTTGTTTCTGAGCACAGCTTCATGATAGATGTGTTTATTTTTCACTTTAGGACTACAAAAATCATCGTGACGAGATTCACTCCAAACTGGTTCAAATAATGAGAGAAAGGTTGCTTCTTCATCTGAGGAGCATGCCACAAATTGTTGAAGGTTGGAATAGATCTGTGGATACTGAGTTACAACCTAGTCAGTTTGCTCGATCTCTTACTAAGGTACGGACGGAACTGAGCTCCAACTTTTATGTATGTTGTTGAAAAAATCTCATCTGCGATATTGACCATGTTAGGCAGGTTTATGGGATGCTACAGTAGTTTCGTCGGGCTATATTACAATTTGCACCTTTAGGAGTTTGTTTGGATGGGTTCTATTTTGCAACTTTATTTGAGCTTGGTAGTATTCTTACTATTTTCTCATGTGGAAACTTCTATGACCTGCTCAGTAATTGATTAATCTAAATGTTTGTGATTGAAGCTTTTagctttaaaattttttctcatGAGTAGTTACACAAACCAGTTTCATGACAGTTCCATATTTTTGTATTTATCTGTTCTCAAAGAAGAAATTGTTGATAAACAAATCATCTAGATGCAGTATAAAATTCATCAAACATGGATCTTGCTCTGGATCAGTCCAACCAGAAGTGTCATCATAATGAAGATTTAGTTGATGAGTTCTATTTTGCTTGTGATTGAATCgtttaactttaaaattttgCATGAGTGGCTCACGAACTAGTTTCATGATCATGACCGTTCCATTTTTAGTATCTATCTGTTCTCGAAAGAAGATTTTGAGAGCCCGAATGATCTAGATGCAGTATAAAAATCATCAAACATGGATCTTCCTCATTTGGATCAGTCCAACTAGATATGTCATCATAATGAAGATTTCATAATATTGATGGCCCTTATCATATCTTGTAACAGCCACTGCTTATGACTTTGATCAGATAAAAAAACTCTTTAAGGGATGAAAAAGAGACACCCGCTAGGAAGCTAGAATTTATATGCTTCAGCCTGGTTGATTTACTTCTTTTCTTAGTGCGGGAAGGCTTGTAGGGATTTTCCACCTTTTGTTTTAATTTGAAGGTGCagacaaataataaataattaaatacatacTTATTTTCCCTTGTGGTGTTTGTGTTTGCTGTTCTGCATCTTCGAAtcataaactgaatatgttacATTTGTCACAGGAGATCGGCCAGCTATTACGTACATTATCTAAACATCTGCTTGAAGAGGATGTTCAAGCTATTTTTGGGTAAATATCGAACACCAATAGTGCAACTGGATTTTCATTGTTTGCTTATTTAGTTTCCTTTTGGTTTTGTATTGTGTACTCTATGATCCACGAGCATGCTTAGCTTGCATTTGCAGCTTTAACTTGAGATTGTCTTTAAACTGGTTGGATGAAGGTGGAGATTTGCTTAAACTGCTATAAAATTTTAGATTGATTTGCAACACACACAGATCTATAATTGACATTAATAATCAAACTTTTCTCACCACCATGATATGATCTTATCTCGAAGCTTCTCCTCAAtatgacatgatgacatgagtCATCACCCAAtgaatttaattgaaaaatgatTGTTGGACTTCTTCTCCGGAACCaactaaaataatgaaaaatctGTTCCAAGGCTGTTTGTATTGTCGGATAAAATTATTTGCTTGTTGACATTTGGAATGTGTCTGTTGTATTAAAATGCCCTCATTGCATTCTATTACAGGCAAGTGGTGGTAATGTTGCACTCCCAAATATTTGAAGCTTTTGTCTCACCTAGAGCTAAGCACGCCACAGGCGAAAAGCAGGTACTGATATCCTTTTTTTTACTTCATATGAGATGTGTCTCGGGTTTATATTGATACCAATCATTTGCATTATCCTGTGGCAGACTTCATTATGACGTCCAGCATATTCTTGGATGTATCAGATCTTTACCTTCTGATAATTTAAGTAAATCAGATCCCCCAAACCGGGGGCTTCTTGATGATTTCGTGGCACAACACTTAGGGTCCGAGTCTGGCGAATAGACTTTTTGGCAAGGAAGTTAATTGTTATAGTTGCTTGAGGATTTACTGCTATTATTGGTTTTCCATCTGGAAGATTCTTAGCCAAGGTGGCGGCCCTTAAAAAGAGGTAACAGTTTTCGTTTGCATATCTGGCTGGGGAAGATGTCTGGTCGGACAGTTACCGAATTTGCATTTGCTTATTTAGTGAATCTCCATTTCTTGCCATTTGGAGAGTTTGCTGCGGAGACCTGATTTGTTAAATTGAATTTCATACTGTTATCT
It contains:
- the LOC142534805 gene encoding LOW QUALITY PROTEIN: vacuolar protein sorting-associated protein 54, chloroplastic-like (The sequence of the model RefSeq protein was modified relative to this genomic sequence to represent the inferred CDS: deleted 1 base in 1 codon), with the translated sequence MTAMDSPSSRSPGSSETPIANPRKPFNLTVSSLSKSITDSSSQSFSSILNNPNPNPSSSVVGWWSSSTSVPAPEFAPLSSAPKPGSELSRSDFAPYLSSIYESHSRFVDILKQHDRDDLGLDGNLTPTAAGEALVACLREVPALYFKEDFELEDGATFKTACPFRTTSENIALQERLSQYLDVVELHLVREISLRSSSFFEAQGQLEDLNVKIVEGCRRVRELKETIRLLVSDLMGSARSVQELSMKRGDSIALQNKLRLVMSVNQALSTLQLLVASADCVGALDIIDDLQHILDGDELIGLHCFRHLRDHVAASIDTINSILSAEFVRASLRASDKDLSVTTSTFTVDGTEDEVRLMEERASHFQDQLLPLIIGLLRTGKLPAVLRIYCDALASDIKTSIKIMVENRPLESDTISGEGMVDADGGGSSLGSKLKNLSPESFLKLLEEIFKTVQTHLLRASEVKRAIERIMGNLDGHYAAASVAAAIAHGAAVPEAAPDSDGHVSSFVLHYSQNSPRVSSIQGRGYDDTSPSLSRNFRADILRENAEALFAACDAAHGRWAKIVGIRSQIHPKLRLQDFLGVYNISQEFISSTEKIGGRLGYSIRGTLQSQAKSFIDFQHESRMAKMRALLDQENWAEIDVPDEFQTIVTLFSCAEPEPEPEHSGNNGVAPGYLTSSSSDLVSSHDGASTVDAGPSNLSPHIEKPNSNGTYLDDMPNTESSRLSGASNSDVSTSTHGSIKERGKSSLRMLYFKGVGYHMVNCGLYLVKMLSEYIDMNDCLPTLSAEVVHRVAEILKFFNSRTAHLVLGANALQVSGLKSITARHLAMASQVISFTYAIIPEIRRILLLKVPDTYKGLLRLEIGRVTTDYKNHRDEIHSKLVQIMRERLLLHLRSMPQIVEGWNRSVDTELQPSQFARSLTKEIGQLLRTLSKHLLEEDVQAIFGQVVVMLHSQIFEALSHLELSTPQAKSRLHYDVQHILGCIRSLPSDNLSKSDPPNRGLLDDFVAQHLGSESGE